In Nonomuraea sp. NBC_00507, the following are encoded in one genomic region:
- a CDS encoding helix-turn-helix domain-containing protein, with the protein MTTTPGAGLGAMIRTWRDRLPPSAAALPVGRARRAAGLRREELAELAGVSVDYIVRLEQGRATTPSAQVVASLARALQLSAAERDHLYRLAHLIPPADGAVSDHIPPGVHRVLSRLGDVAVAVFAADWRLIWWNHSWAALLGDPSSSAPQLRNFARDRFPVDTGHARLARWPVTEVDRDATDAAVVSDLRRATGRFPRDARLAELVRVLSAGNQRFAELWASGTVAAHREDHKTIEHPSGGPSRWTVTC; encoded by the coding sequence ATGACGACGACACCCGGGGCCGGGCTGGGTGCGATGATCCGTACGTGGCGGGATCGGCTGCCCCCGTCGGCCGCGGCGCTGCCGGTGGGCCGGGCACGCCGCGCGGCCGGGCTGCGCCGCGAGGAGCTCGCCGAACTCGCCGGTGTGTCGGTCGACTACATCGTGCGTCTGGAGCAGGGGCGGGCCACGACCCCCTCGGCGCAGGTGGTGGCGTCTTTGGCACGCGCCCTGCAGCTGTCGGCCGCCGAGCGGGATCATCTTTACCGGCTGGCCCACCTCATCCCGCCGGCGGACGGCGCGGTCTCCGATCACATCCCACCCGGTGTTCACCGTGTGCTCTCCCGGCTCGGGGACGTCGCGGTCGCCGTGTTCGCGGCGGATTGGCGGCTGATCTGGTGGAACCACAGCTGGGCTGCGCTGCTGGGCGATCCCTCCTCCTCGGCCCCGCAGCTGCGCAATTTCGCCCGCGACAGGTTCCCGGTCGATACCGGTCATGCTCGCCTCGCACGGTGGCCTGTGACCGAAGTGGACAGGGACGCCACCGACGCCGCGGTGGTGTCCGACCTGCGCCGCGCCACCGGCCGCTTCCCCCGTGACGCACGCCTGGCGGAGCTGGTCCGCGTGCTGAGCGCGGGCAACCAACGCTTCGCCGAGCTGTGGGCGAGCGGCACGGTGGCCGCCCACCGTGAGGACCACAAAACGATCGAGCATCCCTCGGGGGGCCCGTCACGGTGGACTGTGACGTGCTGA
- a CDS encoding D-alanine--D-alanine ligase family protein, translating to MTERVRVAVLAGGPSAEHEVSLQSAQAVLDALPRDLYEPVAIIIDRQGRWPVELRRDLADVVFPVLHGPFGEDGVVQGHLETLGIPYVGCGVLASAVAMNKVAMRRAFLAENIPVTPHVWFTEHEWRTTTDHWGLVKSLDWPMYVKPANMGSSIGISRVTSMEELRAGVDLALAYDRVVVVEQGVTAREVICGVLGGYDTPDASAPGELIVPGDWLDYEAKYLSQAEIATIPTVLPERVAEDVRELSLRAFRAIGGYGLSRVDFLYEEDTGRLYVLEINTMPGFTSRSVYARAWAASGVPYPDLLRRLIDLALARSGS from the coding sequence GTGACTGAACGCGTGCGCGTGGCTGTGCTGGCGGGTGGGCCATCCGCCGAGCACGAGGTGTCGCTGCAGTCGGCGCAGGCCGTGCTCGATGCTCTGCCGAGGGATCTGTACGAGCCCGTCGCCATCATCATCGACCGGCAGGGCAGGTGGCCGGTGGAGCTGCGACGCGATCTGGCGGACGTGGTCTTCCCCGTGCTGCACGGGCCGTTCGGCGAGGACGGCGTCGTCCAGGGACACCTGGAGACGCTGGGCATCCCGTACGTGGGGTGCGGCGTCCTGGCCTCGGCCGTGGCCATGAACAAGGTCGCGATGCGGCGCGCGTTCCTGGCGGAGAACATTCCCGTCACCCCACATGTGTGGTTCACCGAGCACGAATGGCGCACCACCACCGACCACTGGGGTCTGGTGAAGTCGCTCGACTGGCCGATGTACGTCAAACCGGCCAACATGGGCTCCTCCATCGGCATCTCACGGGTCACCTCCATGGAGGAACTGCGCGCGGGCGTGGATCTGGCGCTGGCCTACGACCGGGTGGTCGTCGTCGAGCAGGGCGTGACCGCGCGCGAGGTCATCTGCGGTGTGCTCGGCGGCTATGACACGCCGGATGCTTCGGCGCCCGGCGAGCTCATCGTGCCCGGCGACTGGCTCGACTACGAGGCCAAATACCTCAGCCAGGCCGAGATCGCCACCATCCCTACCGTGCTGCCGGAACGGGTGGCCGAGGACGTGCGCGAGCTGTCCTTGCGCGCGTTCCGGGCGATCGGCGGCTACGGCCTGTCCCGTGTCGACTTCCTCTATGAGGAGGACACAGGACGCCTGTACGTGCTGGAGATCAACACCATGCCCGGTTTCACCTCCCGCTCCGTCTACGCCAGGGCCTGGGCCGCAAGCGGCGTCCCGTACCCGGATCTGCTGCGCCGCCTCATCGACCTGGCGCTGGCCAGGAGCGGCTCATGA
- a CDS encoding UDP-N-acetylmuramoyl-tripeptide--D-alanyl-D-alanine ligase: MIPLTLNEIAQVVGASLHDVRDPQALVTAPSAVDSREVVPGGLFAATAGANVDGHDYAEAAIARGAVAVLASRPVGVPALVVEDVQFALGLLAGHVLEHISPTVIGLTGSVGKTTTKDLLAQVLERHAATVATDRSFNNEFGLPLTVLRADAGTRYLVLEMGASRKGDLTYLTGLAPPQVGLVLNVGTAHVERMGGGLADVAEAKGELVEALPPDGFALLNADDPYVTGMVGRTKAQILLYGRSAMAPVRAEDVRMDDRARPAFVLVTPSGRAPVELDLIGEHQVSNALAAAAVATALGLSAAEIADGLNAAQRRSAGRLEIVERPDGITIVNDAYNANPESMRAGLRAVKALAGTRRTVAVLGAMGQQADASRARHAEMGRLVANLRFDVLIAVGAGDPLAMAEAAESSNQGVAVHAVEDVAGALTLATALLEPGDVVLVKASSEIGLSACARALAGA, translated from the coding sequence ATGATCCCTCTGACGCTCAACGAGATCGCGCAGGTCGTCGGCGCGAGCCTGCATGACGTGCGCGACCCGCAGGCACTGGTGACGGCGCCCTCAGCGGTCGACTCCCGCGAGGTGGTGCCCGGCGGCCTGTTCGCCGCGACGGCCGGTGCCAACGTCGACGGGCACGACTACGCGGAGGCTGCCATCGCGCGCGGCGCCGTCGCCGTGCTGGCCTCAAGGCCCGTCGGCGTGCCCGCCCTCGTGGTCGAGGACGTCCAGTTCGCGCTCGGCCTGCTGGCCGGGCACGTGCTCGAACACATCAGCCCGACCGTGATCGGCCTGACCGGCTCCGTGGGCAAGACCACGACCAAGGACCTCCTGGCCCAGGTGCTCGAACGACACGCGGCGACGGTGGCCACCGACAGGTCGTTCAACAACGAGTTCGGGCTGCCGCTCACCGTGCTGCGGGCCGATGCCGGCACCCGATACCTGGTGCTGGAGATGGGTGCGAGCCGGAAGGGCGACCTGACGTATCTGACCGGACTCGCACCGCCCCAGGTCGGGCTGGTGCTCAATGTCGGCACCGCGCACGTGGAGCGTATGGGAGGCGGGCTGGCCGACGTGGCCGAGGCCAAAGGCGAGCTGGTCGAGGCACTGCCGCCGGACGGGTTCGCCCTGCTCAACGCCGACGACCCGTACGTCACCGGCATGGTCGGCCGCACCAAGGCCCAGATCCTGTTGTACGGCAGGTCGGCGATGGCGCCGGTGCGAGCCGAAGACGTGCGGATGGACGACCGGGCGCGGCCCGCGTTCGTGCTGGTGACGCCCTCCGGCCGTGCCCCGGTCGAGCTCGACCTCATAGGCGAGCACCAGGTGAGCAACGCCCTGGCCGCCGCCGCCGTCGCCACCGCACTCGGCCTGAGCGCGGCCGAGATCGCCGATGGGCTGAACGCCGCACAGCGGCGCTCCGCGGGCCGGCTCGAGATCGTCGAACGACCTGACGGCATCACCATCGTCAACGACGCCTACAACGCCAATCCCGAATCCATGCGGGCCGGGCTGCGGGCGGTGAAGGCCCTGGCCGGCACCCGTCGTACCGTCGCCGTGCTGGGCGCGATGGGGCAGCAGGCGGACGCCTCGCGCGCCCGGCACGCGGAGATGGGCCGGCTCGTCGCCAACCTCCGCTTCGACGTGCTGATCGCGGTCGGAGCAGGGGATCCGCTCGCGATGGCGGAGGCGGCGGAGTCCTCGAACCAGGGCGTGGCCGTCCACGCCGTCGAGGACGTGGCCGGGGCCCTCACGCTGGCCACGGCGCTTCTCGAGCCGGGAGACGTGGTGCTCGTCAAGGCCTCCAGCGAGATCGGGCTCAGTGCCTGCGCCCGCGCGCTGGCCGGCGCCTGA
- a CDS encoding helix-turn-helix domain-containing protein, whose translation MTATFDYRWHLRAVMASRGMYATTDLRPLLAERGFKLSQSQVYRLVAERPERLNLRLLMALLDILDCTMEDLIEPVQNAGGREAAERRSGAETRFGSRPTRARVLPD comes from the coding sequence GTGACGGCGACGTTCGACTACCGGTGGCATCTGCGCGCCGTGATGGCGAGCCGCGGCATGTATGCCACCACCGACCTGCGACCGCTCCTGGCCGAACGCGGTTTCAAGCTGTCGCAGAGCCAGGTCTACCGGCTGGTCGCCGAGCGGCCTGAACGGCTGAATCTGCGCCTGCTGATGGCCCTCCTGGACATTCTCGACTGCACGATGGAGGACCTGATCGAGCCGGTCCAGAATGCGGGCGGCCGGGAAGCCGCCGAGCGGCGTTCCGGTGCGGAGACCCGATTCGGCTCGCGGCCGACCCGGGCGCGCGTCCTGCCCGACTAG
- a CDS encoding aspartate/glutamate racemase family protein has protein sequence MRTIGLIGGLSWESTVIYYQIINQRVRERLGGSHSANSLIWSVDYTTVEDLIFADRWDEVSRLLAGAGGKLEDLGAEVLLICSNTFSRVSDDVARAASVPVLHIADAVGAEVRARGMRKVGLLGTQFTMEQSFYRDRLAAHGFDVVVPRREQRELVHHVIFDELIRGVLRESSRDAYAQIIADLADDGAEGVILGCTEIELLISEKDTAIPVLPSARLHAEAAAGFALAD, from the coding sequence ATGCGTACTATCGGGCTCATCGGCGGGTTGAGCTGGGAATCGACCGTGATCTACTACCAGATCATCAACCAGCGCGTACGCGAGAGACTCGGCGGCAGCCATTCCGCCAACAGCCTCATCTGGTCGGTCGACTACACGACCGTCGAGGACCTCATCTTCGCCGACCGCTGGGACGAGGTGAGCAGGCTGCTGGCCGGTGCCGGCGGGAAACTGGAGGATCTCGGCGCCGAGGTTCTGCTCATTTGCAGCAACACCTTCAGCCGGGTGAGCGACGACGTGGCGCGGGCGGCGAGCGTGCCCGTGCTGCACATCGCGGACGCCGTGGGCGCCGAGGTCCGCGCCAGGGGAATGCGCAAGGTCGGTCTGCTGGGCACTCAGTTCACCATGGAGCAGTCCTTCTACCGGGATCGGCTGGCCGCCCACGGCTTCGACGTGGTGGTCCCGCGGCGCGAGCAGCGGGAACTGGTCCATCACGTGATCTTCGACGAACTGATACGCGGGGTGCTCCGGGAATCGTCCAGGGACGCCTACGCCCAGATCATCGCCGATCTCGCGGACGACGGCGCCGAAGGCGTCATCCTCGGCTGCACGGAGATCGAGCTCCTGATCAGTGAGAAGGACACCGCCATCCCGGTGCTGCCGAGCGCCCGGCTGCACGCGGAGGCGGCGGCCGGCTTCGCGCTGGCCGACTGA
- a CDS encoding ATP-binding protein yields MGREEELAVFHAALYGGGCSVLYVHGPGGIGKSALLRRFAHEATLAGRPVSTVDGRTLEPSPAAFEAEAELVLRDADAVLLVDGFERIQGLEGWLRERFLPRVPMGALVVIAGRYPPDMRWQADPGWAGTLEVLPLRDLRAEDAQALMDSCGVTAELREPLLAFAGGHPLALLLGAAVAVKDGGASRRWVPHQDVVATLLDQLVGELPSAAHRHALEICAHAYMTTEDLLRAALPQDAGALFGWLRRLPFVESSSLGLFPHDTVRELLEADLRWRDPEGYAVMHERIHAHLAEKVRTASDVDVLGAVAALLYLHRDDRMMADFQCSHDEGEFQEEALRQEDVGTLLRVATTAEGAVSAGCAAFWAERQPEAFRVYRRTETGEPVAFSAWLRLTELDEEELAADPIVAEAWAHARATTPLRAGEHLAVSRLWALPPYCGNSPVMDLIQWRVIGNCLRSERMAWSYIAIRRPNHGWVERLRHYGMRDISAQPRLGDDAYTLFAHDWRAVPAQAWLERMNRLLVAGSADGPSATTAGLAVLSEAEFAEAVRTALRQLSRLDALAASPLTRTRLVAERAGQDPATALGDLLRQAIEDLREDPRAVKFHRVLSVTFLRGTPTQELAAEHLGLPFTTYRRHLTSGIKRVCADLWHRELYGANPAA; encoded by the coding sequence GTGGGGCGGGAGGAAGAGCTCGCGGTTTTCCATGCGGCGTTGTACGGCGGCGGCTGCAGCGTTCTGTACGTGCACGGTCCCGGCGGTATCGGCAAGTCGGCCTTGCTGCGGCGGTTCGCGCACGAGGCCACGCTGGCCGGGCGGCCGGTGTCCACGGTCGACGGGCGCACGCTGGAGCCGTCGCCGGCGGCGTTCGAGGCCGAGGCCGAGCTGGTGCTTCGTGATGCGGACGCGGTGCTGCTGGTCGACGGCTTCGAACGCATTCAGGGCTTGGAGGGATGGCTGCGCGAGCGGTTCCTGCCGCGGGTGCCCATGGGGGCGCTGGTGGTGATCGCGGGGCGATACCCGCCGGATATGCGCTGGCAGGCGGATCCGGGATGGGCGGGGACGCTGGAGGTGTTGCCGCTGCGCGACCTGCGGGCCGAGGACGCGCAGGCCTTGATGGACTCCTGCGGGGTGACGGCCGAGCTGCGCGAGCCGCTGCTGGCCTTCGCCGGCGGTCATCCGCTGGCGCTGCTGCTGGGGGCGGCCGTGGCGGTGAAGGACGGCGGGGCCAGCAGGCGGTGGGTGCCGCATCAGGACGTGGTGGCCACGTTGCTGGATCAGCTGGTGGGCGAGTTGCCTTCGGCGGCGCATCGGCATGCTCTGGAGATCTGCGCACACGCGTACATGACCACCGAAGACCTGCTGCGGGCGGCCTTGCCGCAGGACGCCGGGGCGTTGTTCGGCTGGTTGCGGCGGTTGCCGTTCGTGGAGTCGAGCAGTCTCGGGCTGTTTCCGCATGACACGGTGCGGGAGCTGCTGGAGGCGGACCTGCGATGGCGCGATCCCGAGGGGTATGCGGTGATGCACGAGCGCATTCACGCTCATCTGGCGGAGAAGGTGCGCACGGCGAGCGATGTGGATGTGCTCGGTGCGGTGGCGGCACTGCTCTACCTCCATCGCGACGACCGGATGATGGCCGATTTCCAGTGCAGCCACGACGAGGGCGAGTTCCAGGAAGAGGCGTTGCGCCAGGAGGACGTCGGCACCTTGCTCCGGGTGGCGACGACGGCGGAGGGTGCGGTCTCCGCGGGCTGCGCCGCCTTCTGGGCGGAGCGTCAGCCGGAGGCGTTCCGGGTGTATCGACGGACCGAGACCGGCGAGCCCGTGGCTTTCTCCGCGTGGTTGCGTCTGACGGAGCTCGATGAGGAGGAGCTGGCGGCCGATCCCATCGTGGCCGAGGCGTGGGCGCATGCGCGTGCCACCACGCCGTTGCGGGCCGGCGAACATTTGGCGGTCAGCCGGCTCTGGGCGCTGCCGCCGTATTGCGGGAATTCGCCGGTGATGGATTTGATCCAGTGGCGGGTGATCGGCAATTGTTTGCGGTCCGAGCGGATGGCCTGGTCCTATATCGCGATCCGGCGTCCGAACCACGGGTGGGTGGAGCGTTTACGGCATTACGGGATGCGTGACATCTCCGCCCAGCCGCGGCTGGGGGACGACGCCTACACCTTGTTCGCTCACGACTGGCGCGCGGTGCCGGCGCAGGCGTGGCTGGAGCGGATGAACCGCCTGCTCGTCGCGGGTTCCGCCGACGGCCCGAGTGCCACGACGGCGGGACTCGCGGTGCTGTCCGAGGCGGAGTTCGCCGAGGCGGTGCGCACGGCGCTACGCCAGCTGTCACGGCTGGACGCGCTGGCCGCATCCCCCCTGACCCGCACCAGGCTGGTGGCCGAGCGGGCCGGGCAGGATCCGGCCACCGCACTGGGTGACCTGCTCCGCCAGGCGATCGAGGACCTGCGTGAGGATCCACGCGCGGTCAAGTTTCACCGGGTGCTGTCGGTCACGTTCCTGCGCGGCACGCCCACCCAGGAGCTGGCCGCCGAACACCTCGGCCTGCCTTTCACCACCTACCGCCGCCACCTGACATCCGGCATCAAACGTGTCTGCGCCGACCTGTGGCACCGGGAGCTGTATGGCGCCAACCCAGCGGCCTGA
- a CDS encoding dienelactone hydrolase family protein, producing MLTSMCHSTDSRPPAPPIQGEVASHEQIELTAADGNRFLAYRAEPAEWNGRSVVIMPDVRGLHPFYKDLAVRFAEAGFRTIAIDYFGRTAGLGDRGDDFDYMTHVKQLSSDQVRADVRAATEALDGPVFTVGFCMGGAQSWRQAFEGNGLAGGIGFYGALRAIQETPTGPGAPILLLRGGADTASTPAEFDAFTAALDRVGTEHETHIYDGAPHSFFDRSYAEWAEACQDAWRQILSFTERHAQPK from the coding sequence ATGCTGACCAGCATGTGCCATTCCACCGACAGCAGGCCGCCAGCACCGCCGATCCAGGGCGAGGTGGCCTCACATGAGCAGATAGAGCTGACCGCCGCCGACGGCAACCGTTTCCTCGCCTACCGGGCCGAGCCCGCCGAGTGGAACGGGCGCAGCGTGGTCATCATGCCTGACGTACGCGGATTGCACCCGTTCTACAAGGACCTGGCGGTGCGGTTCGCCGAGGCGGGGTTCCGTACGATCGCGATCGACTACTTCGGCCGTACGGCGGGCCTCGGCGACCGCGGCGACGACTTCGACTACATGACCCACGTCAAGCAGCTGAGCAGCGACCAGGTCAGGGCGGACGTGCGCGCGGCCACTGAGGCGCTGGACGGGCCGGTCTTCACGGTGGGCTTCTGCATGGGCGGCGCCCAGTCGTGGCGGCAGGCTTTCGAGGGCAACGGCCTGGCCGGCGGCATCGGCTTCTACGGCGCCCTCCGGGCGATCCAGGAGACCCCGACCGGTCCGGGCGCGCCCATCCTGCTGCTCAGGGGCGGGGCGGACACGGCGTCGACGCCGGCGGAGTTCGACGCGTTCACGGCCGCGCTGGACCGGGTCGGCACCGAGCACGAGACCCACATTTACGATGGCGCCCCGCATTCGTTCTTCGACCGCTCGTACGCCGAGTGGGCGGAGGCGTGCCAGGACGCCTGGCGCCAGATCCTGTCGTTCACCGAGCGCCACGCTCAGCCCAAGTAG
- a CDS encoding ABC transporter ATP-binding protein — MLAVDGVSVAFGGVRALDQVSFEVAAGQVCGVIGPNGAGKTTLFDVVSGLRRPSAGRVSVAGRDVTRMSPVKRARAGLRRTFQRTQVFGRLTVADNVLAALDWHGGGGGLAADLVGWPGRRRHERERRERVSEVLRLCALDGLRDAYAAALPVGQRRLVELARALADRPRLLLLDEPTSGLDAGQTTRLGAVVRSLNTTVLLVEHDMGFVMDTCDRIVVLDLGKVIATGTPAEIRENPVVRAAYLG; from the coding sequence ATGCTGGCCGTTGACGGTGTGTCGGTGGCGTTCGGCGGGGTCAGGGCGCTCGATCAGGTGTCGTTCGAGGTCGCCGCCGGGCAGGTCTGCGGCGTCATCGGGCCGAACGGGGCGGGCAAGACCACGCTCTTCGACGTGGTGTCCGGGCTGCGCAGGCCGAGCGCGGGGCGGGTCAGCGTGGCGGGCCGGGACGTCACCAGGATGTCGCCGGTCAAGCGGGCCAGAGCCGGGCTGCGCCGCACGTTCCAGCGCACCCAGGTGTTCGGCCGGCTCACCGTCGCCGACAACGTGCTGGCCGCGCTCGACTGGCACGGCGGCGGTGGCGGGCTCGCCGCCGACCTGGTCGGCTGGCCGGGCCGGCGGCGGCACGAGCGCGAGCGGCGCGAGCGCGTGAGCGAGGTGCTGCGGCTCTGCGCACTCGACGGGCTGCGCGACGCGTACGCCGCCGCGCTCCCGGTCGGGCAGCGCCGGCTCGTCGAGCTGGCCAGGGCCCTCGCCGACCGGCCCAGGCTGCTCCTGCTCGACGAGCCCACCTCCGGACTCGACGCCGGTCAGACCACCCGCCTGGGCGCGGTCGTCAGGTCGCTGAACACGACCGTGCTGCTGGTCGAGCATGACATGGGCTTCGTCATGGACACCTGCGACCGGATCGTCGTGCTCGACCTCGGCAAGGTGATCGCCACCGGCACGCCGGCCGAGATCAGGGAGAACCCGGTCGTCCGGGCCGCCTACTTGGGCTGA
- a CDS encoding ABC transporter permease subunit: protein MILGYVLSGLVTGAIFAIMGSGLTLSYAATGVFNFAQGALGFLSALLFYELTTAAGLPAWLSALIAVVLFAPALGYVLHKSMFRGLAQAGETAQIVATIGLTIALPALGLLVVDLTGLPPADATSLPRGVGPHPAVAFDVPFGIQSVRLDTDQLITFAFSAVAAAGLWAFMRHTPYGLRMRASVDRRRLATLRGIDADATSALAWMLGSGLAGLAGVLAVSVLGLDATAYTVLLFASATAAVFGRLRSIPWTFAAGLALGVVQNLVAGYTDFLEEVTGLRTAVPVILLFAGLVLLNRSRERVAGSAAEDAPPPDHLAGLPPWRRRLPWAVSLVILVGFTFLAPEYYVGIAAQGLVLALIFCSFVVVTGIGGMVNLAQAAFASMAALTCGWAFSSGLPFFAAILLGVLAAAAVGMLVALPALRMGGRVLTLATLALALLADQVLFQVDAFSNGTIGWPLPALGFGFADTSDPRVLVVVLLVLIGLVALLVRNLERSASGRAILAVRSAPAAATTSGLSAPRTKIMLFVLASAIAGLGGVLFAVAKGSITATDLPAFAGFVWLAVVVLQGVRRIGGAVLGGLIAVVTPELLSTWGLSAHVGAILFGLGGMILAKHPDGVLAQMAELRHRRRTKATAARPRTEAAVSAAADGAAAVSAAVDGTAVVPAVADGTAVVPAVADGATSVPVAAGGARSLLVLDGVVAGYQDCTVLRGVDLAVRPGEVVALLGANGAGKSTTCAAAAGDLPIAAGRILLDGEDVTAWPAHRRARVGILLAPEGRGVFPGLTVEENLRTWLPDPEPVYDRLPQLAERRGVLAGALSGGEQQLLTLAPALVRPPRVLIADEPSLGLAPLVVRQIFEVFAELRERGVALLLVEEKATEALALADRVAFMQLGRVTWAGPRSEVDSERLAAAYLGVR, encoded by the coding sequence ATGATCCTTGGCTATGTGCTCAGCGGCCTGGTCACCGGCGCCATCTTCGCGATCATGGGGTCGGGCCTGACGCTCTCGTACGCCGCGACCGGGGTGTTCAACTTCGCCCAGGGCGCGCTCGGTTTCCTGTCCGCCCTGCTGTTCTACGAGCTCACCACGGCCGCCGGGCTGCCCGCCTGGTTGTCGGCTCTGATAGCGGTGGTGCTGTTCGCGCCCGCGCTCGGGTACGTGCTGCACAAGTCCATGTTCCGCGGGCTCGCCCAGGCGGGGGAGACGGCGCAGATCGTCGCCACGATCGGGCTGACGATCGCGCTGCCCGCGCTGGGCCTGCTGGTCGTGGACCTGACCGGGCTGCCGCCCGCGGACGCGACCTCGCTGCCACGCGGCGTCGGGCCGCACCCGGCCGTGGCGTTCGATGTGCCCTTCGGCATCCAGAGCGTGCGCCTGGACACCGACCAGCTCATCACGTTCGCCTTCTCGGCGGTGGCCGCGGCCGGGTTGTGGGCGTTCATGCGGCACACCCCGTACGGGCTGCGCATGCGGGCCTCGGTCGACCGCCGCCGCCTGGCCACGCTGCGGGGCATCGACGCCGACGCCACCTCGGCGCTGGCCTGGATGCTCGGCTCAGGGCTCGCAGGGTTGGCCGGGGTGCTGGCGGTGTCGGTGCTGGGGCTGGACGCGACGGCGTACACGGTGTTGTTGTTCGCCTCGGCCACGGCCGCGGTGTTCGGGCGGCTGCGGTCGATCCCCTGGACGTTCGCCGCCGGGCTGGCGCTCGGCGTGGTCCAGAACCTGGTCGCCGGCTACACCGACTTCCTGGAGGAGGTCACCGGGCTGCGTACCGCTGTGCCGGTGATCCTGCTGTTCGCCGGGCTCGTGCTGCTGAACAGGTCACGCGAGCGGGTCGCGGGCAGCGCGGCCGAGGACGCCCCGCCCCCCGACCACCTGGCCGGGCTGCCACCGTGGCGGCGGCGCCTGCCCTGGGCGGTGAGCCTGGTCATCCTGGTGGGCTTCACCTTCCTGGCGCCGGAGTACTACGTGGGGATCGCCGCGCAGGGGCTCGTGCTTGCGCTGATCTTCTGCTCGTTCGTGGTGGTGACCGGGATCGGCGGCATGGTCAACCTGGCGCAGGCGGCCTTCGCCTCGATGGCGGCGCTGACCTGCGGATGGGCGTTCTCCTCCGGGCTGCCGTTCTTCGCGGCGATCCTGCTGGGCGTGCTGGCGGCGGCCGCCGTCGGCATGCTGGTGGCGCTGCCCGCACTGCGGATGGGCGGGCGGGTGCTGACGCTCGCCACGCTGGCCCTGGCGCTGCTGGCCGACCAGGTGTTGTTCCAGGTGGACGCGTTCAGCAACGGGACCATCGGGTGGCCGCTGCCCGCACTCGGCTTCGGCTTCGCCGACACCTCCGACCCGCGCGTGCTGGTGGTGGTGCTGCTCGTGCTCATCGGGCTCGTGGCGCTGCTGGTGCGGAACCTGGAGCGGTCCGCGTCCGGGCGGGCCATCCTGGCCGTGCGGTCGGCACCGGCCGCCGCGACGACGTCCGGGTTGTCCGCGCCGCGTACCAAGATCATGCTGTTCGTGCTGGCGTCGGCGATCGCCGGTCTCGGCGGGGTGTTGTTCGCGGTCGCGAAGGGCTCGATCACCGCCACCGACCTGCCGGCCTTCGCCGGCTTCGTGTGGCTGGCCGTGGTGGTGCTGCAGGGGGTGCGCCGGATCGGCGGCGCGGTGCTCGGCGGGCTCATCGCGGTCGTCACGCCCGAGCTGCTGTCCACCTGGGGCTTGTCCGCGCACGTCGGGGCCATCCTGTTCGGGCTCGGCGGCATGATCCTCGCCAAGCACCCCGACGGGGTGCTCGCCCAGATGGCCGAGCTCCGCCACCGCCGCCGTACGAAGGCCACCGCCGCCCGCCCTCGCACGGAAGCCGCGGTCTCAGCGGCGGCCGATGGTGCGGCCGCGGTCTCAGCGGCGGTCGACGGCACGGCGGTGGTCCCAGCGGTGGCCGACGGCACGGCGGTGGTCCCAGCGGTGGCCGACGGCGCGACGTCAGTCCCGGTGGCGGCCGGTGGCGCGCGGTCGTTGCTCGTGCTGGACGGCGTCGTCGCCGGATACCAGGACTGCACCGTGCTGCGTGGCGTGGATCTGGCCGTCCGCCCCGGCGAGGTCGTGGCGCTGCTCGGCGCCAACGGCGCGGGCAAGTCCACCACCTGCGCGGCCGCCGCCGGCGACCTGCCGATCGCCGCCGGCCGGATCCTGCTGGACGGTGAGGACGTCACCGCCTGGCCCGCCCACCGCAGGGCCCGCGTCGGCATCCTGCTGGCCCCTGAAGGACGCGGCGTGTTCCCGGGACTCACCGTGGAGGAGAACCTCCGGACCTGGCTGCCCGACCCCGAACCGGTCTATGACCGGCTGCCGCAGCTGGCCGAACGCCGCGGCGTGCTCGCCGGCGCCCTGTCCGGCGGCGAGCAGCAACTGCTCACCCTCGCCCCGGCGCTGGTGCGGCCACCCCGCGTCCTGATCGCGGACGAGCCGTCGCTCGGGCTGGCGCCGCTGGTGGTGCGGCAGATCTTCGAGGTGTTCGCCGAGCTGCGCGAGCGCGGGGTGGCGCTGCTGCTGGTCGAGGAGAAGGCCACGGAGGCCCTCGCCCTCGCCGACCGGGTGGCGTTCATGCAGCTGGGCAGGGTCACGTGGGCCGGGCCCCGCTCCGAGGTGGACAGCGAAAGGCTGGCCGCCGCTTACCTGGGGGTGCGATGA